The Dehalobacter sp. DCM sequence TCCAATATCCTGCGAATTTCATCTTCGGTATACAACAACACGTCATAGGCTGCCGGCGGGTCAGCCTGTCGGCCTTTTTCGCCAAAGTAGATGCCGCCAGTCAGTTCGCGGATAACAACCATATCGACATTCTTAACCACATCTTCCTTTAACGTGGATGCGGAAATCAAGGATGGAATCATCTTAACCGGCCGGATATTGGAGTACAAGCCAAGCTCTTTGCGAATGGGCAGCAGTGCACCGAGTTCCGGTCTTTCTTGCGCAGGCAATGTATCCCATTTCGGTCCGCCAATAGCGCCTAAAAGAACAGCGTCCGCTTCCTGACACGCCGTCAGCGTATCCGCTGGCAGGGCTTTGCCGACAGCATCAATGGCGGCTCCTCCGATGAGATAGTTAGCAAATTCAAATTTTAGGGGTGAGTCCGATAAAACAGCCTGAAGCACCTTCAGCGCTTCGGGAATGATTTCTCTTCCGATCCCGTCTCCGGGAAGCACGGCAACCTTAGGCATTCTTTTTTTTCTCCTTTACGTAGGGCACAAGTCCACCGGCTTTAATCAATTCCTGCATAAACGGCGGAAAAGGTATCGCCTGGAACGTTGTTCCTTTGGTGATATTCTTGATGGTACTTGTCTCCAGATCGACATCAACGTCATCCCCTGCATCGATTCCCTGGACCGCCTCAGGCGACTCCAGGATCGGCAGGCCAATATTGAGGGCATTCCGATAGAAGATACGGGCATATGACTCAGCGATCACCGCTTTGATTCCGGCAGCTTTAATCGCCAACGGTGCATGCTCGCGGGAAGAGCCGCAACCAAAATTCTTACCGCCGATGATCATATCGCCTGCTTGAACATTGGCTGCGAATGCCGTATCGGCATCCTCCATACAGTGGGCCGCTAAATGTTCCGGTTCAAAACGATTCATATAGCGTGCAGGAATAATCACGTCAGTGTCAATATCATGGCCAA is a genomic window containing:
- a CDS encoding 3-isopropylmalate dehydratase small subunit gives rise to the protein MGKAWKFGHDIDTDVIIPARYMNRFEPEHLAAHCMEDADTAFAANVQAGDMIIGGKNFGCGSSREHAPLAIKAAGIKAVIAESYARIFYRNALNIGLPILESPEAVQGIDAGDDVDVDLETSTIKNITKGTTFQAIPFPPFMQELIKAGGLVPYVKEKKKNA